In Deinococcus misasensis DSM 22328, a single window of DNA contains:
- a CDS encoding HesB/IscA family protein, producing the protein MSTTLPTISISETGALKAQEILERSNKPGAGVRVFIKSGGCSGYQYGMAIDDRELEGDTIVVDRGIKLIVDRMSIELLQGSQVDYVENMMGGGFTVNNPNATSSCGCGHSFRTDGKNAETGGGCGSH; encoded by the coding sequence ATGAGCACGACCCTTCCGACCATCAGCATTTCAGAAACAGGCGCCCTCAAAGCGCAAGAAATCCTTGAACGCAGCAACAAACCCGGCGCAGGGGTGCGGGTCTTCATCAAGAGTGGTGGATGCAGCGGTTACCAGTATGGCATGGCCATTGATGACCGTGAACTCGAAGGAGACACCATCGTGGTGGACCGTGGCATCAAACTGATCGTGGACCGCATGAGCATCGAACTCTTGCAAGGTTCACAGGTGGACTATGTTGAAAACATGATGGGGGGCGGTTTCACCGTCAACAACCCCAATGCCACCAGCAGTTGCGGCTGTGGGCACTCTTTCCGCACCGATGGCAAGAACGCTGAAACGGGTGGCGGCTGCGGCAGCCACTGA
- a CDS encoding M24 family metallopeptidase, translating to MTRPDFEQIQQLLSNAQLDGWLIYDFQSLNPLALSVLHIPAEAHLTRRFFVWVPAQGEVKVLHNSIEGGTWKTLSHDWNVTLHAYRGHADLQPLLESLLKPGMKVAMEYSPMGSVPYVGRVDAGTIERVKALGVDVVSSADLLQHFFKWSSEDLEAHQRAVEVLMEAKDAAFEFIRSKVKLGQSVDELSVQAVISETLRRGGLHFDHPAIVGFAGHAGDPHYAPNPEGNRTLQKGDCILLDLWGQEPGRPYADVTWMGFYGEPSENFLKAWEAVKGGRDIALEQIRAGKQGWELDFAARKVIVDAGYGEAFTHRLGHSLGVQLHGPTANLDDLETRDTRTLLPHLAVTIEPGIYLPEQDFGIRSEVNVVLLEDQALVTTPVQQDLIFI from the coding sequence ATGACCCGCCCTGACTTTGAGCAGATCCAACAGTTGCTTTCCAACGCCCAGCTGGATGGCTGGCTGATTTACGATTTCCAGAGCCTCAATCCTCTGGCCCTGAGTGTGCTGCACATTCCAGCTGAAGCCCACCTCACCCGGCGGTTTTTTGTGTGGGTGCCTGCACAGGGAGAGGTGAAAGTGCTACACAACAGCATTGAAGGAGGCACCTGGAAAACCCTCAGCCACGACTGGAACGTGACCTTGCATGCCTACCGTGGGCATGCAGATCTGCAACCCCTGCTGGAGTCTTTGCTGAAACCGGGCATGAAAGTGGCCATGGAATACAGCCCGATGGGCAGTGTGCCTTATGTGGGCAGGGTGGACGCAGGCACCATTGAACGGGTCAAGGCTCTGGGCGTGGATGTGGTCAGCAGTGCAGACCTGTTGCAGCATTTCTTCAAATGGTCTTCAGAGGATCTGGAAGCCCACCAGAGGGCAGTTGAGGTCCTGATGGAAGCCAAAGACGCTGCCTTTGAATTCATTCGCAGCAAAGTCAAATTGGGCCAGAGTGTGGATGAGCTTTCGGTGCAGGCCGTGATCAGCGAAACCCTGCGCCGGGGAGGACTGCACTTTGACCATCCTGCCATTGTGGGCTTTGCTGGACATGCTGGAGACCCGCACTACGCGCCCAATCCTGAAGGCAACCGCACCCTGCAAAAAGGAGACTGCATTTTGCTGGACCTCTGGGGTCAAGAACCCGGAAGGCCTTACGCCGATGTGACGTGGATGGGCTTTTATGGCGAGCCCTCTGAAAACTTTTTGAAGGCATGGGAAGCCGTCAAAGGGGGCAGAGACATTGCCCTTGAACAGATTCGGGCTGGCAAACAAGGCTGGGAACTGGATTTTGCAGCCCGCAAGGTGATTGTGGATGCTGGATATGGCGAAGCCTTCACGCACAGGCTTGGTCACAGCCTCGGGGTGCAGTTGCACGGCCCAACGGCCAATCTGGACGATCTGGAAACCAGAGACACCCGCACGTTGCTGCCCCATCTGGCCGTCACCATCGAGCCCGGCATCTACTTGCCTGAGCAGGATTTTGGCATCCGCAGTGAAGTGAATGTGGTGCTCTTGGAAGATCAGGCTCTGGTGACGACCCCTGTGCAGCAAGACTTGATCTTCATTTGA
- the ppdK gene encoding pyruvate, phosphate dikinase, which translates to MKFVYAFSEANGLSKDQLGGKGAGLSAMTRLGLPVPPGFTVTTEACRAYHMHRQTPHNLWMEVQDALQALEQQTGKVLGNPERPLLLSVRSGAKFSMPGMMDTILNLGLNDEVVEGLTALTQDARFAFDAYRRLIQMFADVVVGVPRHHFETALEDLKMARGVQEDLSLTAEDLQELVTTYKRLFKRHAGFEFPQSPQFQLQEAILAVFKSWGNRRAATYRKLHHIPDDLGTAANVQAMVFGNLGATSGTGVGFTRNPISGDPQVFGEFLLNAQGEDVVAGIRTPLPLCDLQNHLPEVHDQLMHTAGLLEKHFKDMQDFEFTIEAGRLYMLQTRAGKRSARAAFKIAHDLAQEGLISREEALSRIQLESLEQLMYPQPVTHHGQKALLKGLPASPGAASGVVVFSADEAVEVAKTRPCILVTPETSPEDIHGMASAKGILTARGGMTSHAAVVARGMGCPAVVGAEDLRVDREAGVMQVKGLTIRAGETLTISGSTGEVFLGEIPLQDSQLDPEVFEILSWADGIRKLEVRANADTPQDARRARENGAQGIGLCRTEHMFFAEERIPLVRKMILAASAQEELEALRLLQNMQRRDFEAILLAMDGLPVTIRLIDPPLHEFLPQMSDLLVKVTQLAQQERSEAEETTYQEARELLERVKQLHEVNPMMGLRGARLGITRPSIICMQVHALAEATCNLLAQGKKPRPEIMIPLTGTAQELAYVRHIVEEVLASHDLHLPIGSMIEVPRACLVGGQLADTADFLSFGTNDLTQMTYGYSRDDAARFLGTYVEKGILTFDPFTRLDEDGVGTLISMAVQDARRKKPEIKLGICGEHGGEAHSIGFFHQVGLDYVSCSPFRLLAARLAAAQATLNNHTQEAVLA; encoded by the coding sequence ATGAAGTTCGTATACGCTTTTTCTGAGGCAAATGGCCTGAGCAAGGACCAATTGGGAGGCAAAGGGGCAGGGCTTTCGGCCATGACCCGGTTGGGATTGCCGGTTCCTCCTGGATTCACGGTCACCACCGAGGCTTGCCGGGCCTACCACATGCACCGCCAGACCCCCCACAACCTCTGGATGGAAGTGCAAGACGCCCTGCAAGCTCTGGAACAGCAAACCGGAAAGGTGCTGGGCAACCCAGAGCGGCCTTTGCTGCTCAGTGTGCGCTCTGGAGCCAAATTCAGCATGCCCGGCATGATGGACACCATCCTCAATCTGGGCCTCAACGATGAGGTGGTGGAAGGGCTTACTGCTCTCACTCAAGATGCCCGTTTTGCTTTCGATGCTTACCGTCGCCTGATCCAGATGTTCGCCGATGTGGTGGTGGGGGTGCCCAGACACCACTTCGAGACCGCTCTGGAAGACCTCAAAATGGCCCGAGGGGTGCAAGAAGACCTTTCCCTGACGGCCGAAGATTTGCAGGAACTGGTCACCACTTACAAACGCCTGTTCAAACGCCATGCGGGTTTTGAATTTCCCCAGAGCCCTCAATTCCAGTTGCAGGAAGCCATTCTTGCGGTGTTCAAATCCTGGGGCAACCGCCGGGCTGCCACCTACCGCAAGCTCCATCACATCCCCGATGACCTTGGCACGGCAGCCAATGTGCAGGCCATGGTGTTTGGCAACCTCGGTGCGACCTCAGGAACAGGGGTGGGTTTTACGCGGAATCCCATCTCGGGAGATCCACAGGTGTTTGGAGAGTTCTTGCTGAATGCGCAGGGTGAAGACGTGGTGGCTGGCATCCGCACCCCTCTGCCCCTGTGTGACCTGCAAAACCACCTACCAGAGGTGCATGATCAGCTCATGCACACTGCAGGGTTGCTGGAAAAACACTTCAAGGACATGCAGGATTTTGAATTCACCATCGAGGCAGGCAGGCTCTACATGCTGCAAACCCGTGCCGGGAAACGCTCGGCCAGAGCTGCTTTCAAGATTGCCCACGATCTGGCACAGGAAGGTCTGATTTCGCGCGAGGAGGCCCTTTCACGGATTCAACTGGAATCTCTGGAACAACTGATGTACCCCCAACCTGTGACCCACCACGGGCAAAAGGCTTTGTTGAAAGGTTTGCCTGCCAGTCCAGGTGCAGCCTCGGGTGTGGTGGTGTTCTCTGCCGATGAGGCCGTGGAGGTGGCCAAAACCCGTCCCTGTATTCTGGTGACCCCCGAGACCAGCCCGGAAGACATCCATGGCATGGCCTCTGCAAAAGGCATCCTGACCGCCAGAGGAGGCATGACCTCCCACGCAGCAGTGGTGGCCAGAGGCATGGGATGCCCTGCTGTGGTGGGTGCCGAAGACCTGCGCGTGGACCGTGAGGCCGGAGTCATGCAGGTGAAGGGCCTGACCATTCGGGCAGGGGAGACCCTCACCATCAGCGGTTCCACAGGGGAAGTGTTCCTCGGGGAAATTCCCTTGCAGGACAGCCAACTGGATCCAGAGGTCTTCGAAATCCTCTCTTGGGCCGATGGCATCCGCAAACTGGAGGTCCGGGCCAATGCAGACACCCCTCAGGACGCCCGCCGTGCCAGAGAAAACGGAGCACAGGGGATTGGCCTGTGCCGAACCGAACACATGTTTTTTGCTGAGGAAAGAATTCCTCTGGTTCGCAAAATGATTCTGGCAGCCAGTGCACAGGAGGAACTGGAAGCTTTGCGCCTCCTCCAGAACATGCAGCGCAGGGATTTCGAAGCGATTCTGCTGGCCATGGACGGTCTGCCGGTCACCATCCGCCTGATCGATCCTCCCCTGCACGAGTTTTTGCCCCAGATGTCTGATTTGCTGGTCAAAGTCACCCAGCTTGCCCAACAAGAACGCTCTGAAGCAGAGGAGACCACCTATCAGGAGGCCCGTGAACTGCTTGAAAGGGTCAAACAACTCCATGAGGTCAACCCCATGATGGGCCTGAGGGGTGCCCGCCTTGGCATCACCCGCCCGAGCATCATCTGCATGCAAGTCCACGCTCTGGCAGAAGCGACCTGCAACCTCTTGGCACAGGGCAAAAAACCACGCCCTGAGATCATGATTCCCCTCACAGGGACTGCACAGGAATTGGCTTACGTGCGTCACATCGTCGAGGAGGTCCTCGCCAGCCATGACCTGCACCTCCCCATCGGCAGCATGATCGAAGTGCCCAGAGCCTGCTTGGTGGGTGGGCAACTGGCAGACACCGCAGACTTCCTGAGTTTCGGCACCAACGACCTGACCCAGATGACCTATGGCTACTCCCGTGACGATGCTGCACGGTTTCTCGGGACATACGTGGAGAAAGGCATCCTGACCTTTGATCCCTTCACCCGACTGGATGAAGATGGGGTGGGCACCCTGATCTCCATGGCTGTGCAGGATGCCCGTCGCAAAAAGCCAGAGATAAAACTCGGGATCTGTGGTGAACACGGAGGCGAAGCCCACTCCATCGGTTTCTTCCATCAAGTGGGTCTGGATTACGTGAGTTGCAGCCCTTTCCGTTTGCTGGCTGCCCGTCTGGCGGCTGCACAGGCCACTTTAAACAACCATACGCAAGAGGCTGTTCTGGCTTGA
- a CDS encoding nitric oxide synthase oxygenase: MQVACPPETLNFLQTFYQENHLPDLEKRLEEVERCGFLPTFPELLYGAKLAWRNSVRCVGRHYWQYLHLQDARDLVSPSEVFDALVQHLRFATNAGNIRPTITVFKPGIRILNDQLIRYAGYEDGLGDPKNQSLTQQLMELGWTPPVQRSAFDVLPVALQVPGHPVQLFTLPEDAVLEVPIEHPTLEWFRDLGLKWHAVPAISNLQLSVGGIEYSCAPFNGWYVETELAARNFGDTDRYNLLPVVAEKMGLNIRKNRQLWKDRALIELHEAVLYSFDKAGVKISDHHTVAEHFERFCARERQAGREVKARWSWIVPPISGSTSPQFHQSFDDTELKPNFFPSKCPFH, encoded by the coding sequence GTGCAAGTTGCCTGTCCTCCCGAGACCCTGAATTTCCTGCAGACGTTTTATCAGGAAAACCATTTGCCAGACCTTGAGAAACGGCTTGAAGAGGTTGAGCGCTGTGGATTCCTGCCCACCTTTCCAGAGCTGCTGTATGGGGCCAAGCTGGCGTGGCGCAACAGTGTGCGGTGTGTGGGGCGGCATTACTGGCAGTATTTGCATTTGCAGGATGCCCGCGATCTCGTGAGCCCTTCCGAGGTGTTTGATGCTCTGGTGCAGCACCTCAGGTTCGCCACGAATGCAGGGAACATCCGGCCCACCATCACGGTGTTCAAACCGGGCATTCGCATTCTGAACGATCAGTTGATCCGCTACGCAGGTTATGAAGACGGACTGGGAGATCCCAAAAACCAGAGCCTCACCCAGCAGTTGATGGAGTTGGGATGGACCCCTCCGGTTCAGCGTTCGGCTTTTGATGTGCTGCCTGTGGCTTTGCAGGTGCCCGGACATCCGGTTCAGCTTTTTACCCTGCCAGAGGATGCGGTTCTGGAAGTCCCCATCGAGCATCCCACTCTGGAGTGGTTCAGGGATCTGGGCCTCAAGTGGCATGCCGTCCCTGCGATCAGCAATTTGCAATTGTCGGTGGGGGGCATTGAGTATTCCTGTGCACCGTTCAATGGCTGGTATGTGGAAACTGAGCTCGCAGCACGCAATTTTGGAGACACCGACCGCTACAATTTGCTGCCTGTGGTGGCAGAAAAGATGGGCCTGAACATCCGCAAAAACCGCCAACTCTGGAAAGACCGTGCCCTCATTGAACTTCATGAAGCGGTGCTGTATTCCTTTGACAAAGCTGGCGTCAAAATTTCAGACCACCACACGGTTGCAGAGCACTTCGAGCGGTTTTGTGCCAGAGAGCGACAAGCTGGACGCGAGGTGAAGGCCCGCTGGAGCTGGATTGTGCCGCCCATCTCAGGGTCCACCAGTCCTCAATTTCACCAGAGTTTTGATGACACCGAATTGAAGCCCAATTTTTTCCCTTCGAAATGTCCTTTTCACTGA
- a CDS encoding M12 family metallopeptidase, with amino-acid sequence MNSKNLFAAAILGSLVLASCGTTPVQPKTEEVKSLTFSNGETFHYTEQAGVIKTDDIIVAYSAELPELVNKYEAYLKTQQVDKEGVGITKYCSFEFITCWSYTDNRWAGGKIYYSYDASLTSDQRSKILDAILDWNSRVSDVKWYYSTSAGDRVLFTKETDPNACGSSSIGRKGGVQQLQLGCFSKGVVQHEMGHAAGLLHEQSRCDRDNYVTIVWANIKDGYAHNFNKACGKEYKDYGSYNYNSVMHYGSKAFSVNGLNTIVPKNGVSTSAIGQRVSLDAGDISALNQMY; translated from the coding sequence ATGAACAGCAAAAACCTCTTCGCAGCAGCAATCCTCGGCAGCCTCGTCCTCGCATCTTGCGGAACCACCCCTGTGCAACCCAAAACCGAAGAAGTCAAATCCCTGACCTTCAGCAACGGCGAGACCTTCCATTACACCGAGCAGGCTGGTGTGATCAAAACCGATGACATCATCGTGGCCTACAGTGCAGAACTGCCTGAACTGGTCAACAAATACGAGGCTTACCTGAAAACCCAGCAGGTGGACAAAGAAGGCGTGGGCATCACCAAGTACTGCTCTTTTGAGTTCATCACCTGCTGGAGCTACACCGACAACCGCTGGGCCGGAGGCAAAATTTACTACTCCTACGATGCCAGCCTGACCAGTGACCAGCGCAGCAAGATTCTGGATGCCATTCTGGACTGGAACAGCCGTGTGTCAGATGTGAAGTGGTACTACTCCACCAGTGCGGGTGATCGGGTGCTCTTCACCAAAGAAACCGATCCCAATGCCTGTGGAAGCAGCAGCATCGGACGCAAAGGTGGCGTGCAGCAACTGCAACTCGGGTGTTTCAGCAAAGGGGTGGTTCAGCACGAGATGGGTCACGCTGCAGGCTTGCTGCACGAACAGAGCCGTTGTGACCGGGACAACTACGTGACCATCGTGTGGGCCAACATCAAAGACGGCTATGCCCACAACTTCAACAAAGCCTGCGGCAAAGAGTACAAAGACTACGGCAGCTACAACTACAACAGCGTGATGCACTACGGCTCCAAAGCTTTCAGCGTGAACGGTTTGAACACCATCGTTCCCAAAAACGGGGTGTCCACCAGTGCCATCGGACAGCGTGTGTCTCTGGATGCCGGTGACATCAGCGCCCTGAACCAGATGTACTGA
- a CDS encoding tetratricopeptide repeat protein produces the protein MHLRTLGQLQITGVKFHREKPLLLVAYLAIEGKKPRRHLAELFWPEASDPMNSLAVALTKLRKLGVIYANEQEAGTEVQCDAQNLLKSIQNHDLTDLKNLYPGAFMEGATLTDLGEELEEWVFSTRERIALAVRSAYLDCAEQDSSKGNLKEAARWAELAYKPAGAPPPEVQDLMRLHRLLVAGQHPLASKVAEEAADYGVQLQTVGGMRENCIKQAIQFLDQGLPQKVLEVLKDLPADEEITLLRTKALERSGNYREAMRMFNTLPENPEHLGLKSALYWRLGQPEKAKAAAEEALLMGGESRAEALNTLGHLASSAGDYATAEKYFRRSSALWSTLPDRDRWIGALNNLAVSLVLQGQDVSIAFTEVLAAAHGNSRQYARVLMNYGWAHESTGNFTEAIKNFTESAHLAAEIGSLNTALRAWNNLGKVYHEQHDRQKAKFAYEQALSFARKAGEVLSAAFVLANISELEDSPVALEEAILLLEQAGHTEWANDYRETLKAFMERSGATSDNQS, from the coding sequence ATGCACCTGCGGACCCTAGGTCAACTTCAGATCACCGGCGTCAAGTTCCACCGTGAGAAACCCCTCCTGCTGGTGGCTTACCTTGCCATCGAAGGCAAAAAACCCAGGCGTCACCTTGCAGAACTGTTCTGGCCCGAGGCCAGCGACCCCATGAACTCTCTGGCGGTGGCCCTCACCAAACTGAGAAAGCTCGGGGTGATTTATGCCAACGAACAGGAAGCGGGCACCGAAGTCCAGTGCGATGCCCAAAACCTGCTGAAATCCATCCAGAACCATGACCTCACCGACCTGAAAAACCTCTATCCGGGCGCATTCATGGAAGGGGCCACCCTGACAGATCTGGGTGAAGAGCTGGAAGAGTGGGTGTTCTCGACCAGAGAGCGCATTGCTCTGGCCGTCCGCAGTGCCTATCTGGATTGTGCGGAACAGGACAGCAGCAAAGGCAACCTGAAAGAAGCTGCACGCTGGGCTGAACTGGCTTACAAACCTGCTGGGGCTCCACCTCCAGAAGTGCAGGACCTGATGCGACTGCACCGTTTGCTGGTGGCAGGGCAACACCCTCTGGCCTCCAAGGTGGCAGAGGAAGCTGCAGACTATGGGGTGCAACTTCAAACGGTGGGTGGGATGCGGGAAAACTGCATCAAACAGGCCATCCAGTTTCTGGATCAGGGACTTCCCCAAAAGGTGCTCGAGGTGCTCAAAGACCTCCCTGCAGATGAAGAAATCACCCTCCTGAGAACCAAAGCTCTGGAACGCAGCGGCAATTACCGTGAAGCCATGCGGATGTTCAACACCCTGCCAGAGAACCCGGAGCATCTGGGGCTCAAAAGCGCACTGTACTGGAGGCTCGGGCAACCTGAAAAAGCAAAAGCAGCAGCGGAAGAAGCCTTGCTGATGGGAGGGGAAAGCAGAGCAGAAGCCCTGAACACCCTGGGACACCTAGCCAGTTCCGCAGGAGATTATGCAACTGCGGAAAAATACTTCAGGCGTTCTTCCGCACTCTGGTCCACTTTGCCTGACCGGGACCGTTGGATCGGTGCATTGAACAATCTGGCCGTGTCTTTGGTGTTACAAGGTCAAGACGTTTCCATTGCTTTCACAGAAGTATTGGCTGCTGCACACGGAAACTCTCGCCAATATGCACGGGTTCTGATGAATTATGGATGGGCACATGAGAGTACAGGCAACTTCACTGAAGCCATCAAAAACTTTACTGAATCGGCTCATTTGGCTGCTGAAATTGGCAGTTTAAATACAGCACTTAGAGCTTGGAATAACCTTGGCAAGGTCTATCACGAGCAACACGACAGACAAAAAGCAAAATTTGCTTATGAGCAAGCACTCAGTTTTGCGCGCAAAGCAGGAGAAGTCCTTTCTGCGGCCTTCGTTCTTGCAAACATTTCAGAATTGGAAGACAGTCCAGTGGCTCTGGAAGAAGCCATCTTGCTGCTGGAACAGGCAGGTCACACCGAGTGGGCCAACGACTACAGGGAGACCCTGAAAGCGTTCATGGAGCGTTCAGGGGCCACAAGCGACAATCAATCATGA
- a CDS encoding S8 family peptidase produces MKHGWLILGLFMASCGAQQAPQQQAPENIKAIESQATYPMTLSSPWAGQNESITASLGVKTPLTGSAYTLFTHKLNPSLQKTTYSAFVGSGKVRITVPRDLPGGEWNVSVYYNGNFYVSGLNVAGSDTIGQYMMVLPGFLSQATILERLTKLGYTAVQIINLEQQGADLGAGSLCSGTVVVVKTGRAPGESVGTLNKNFPEAEGHVDPKTLPDVDAYAPHIVAINAPAAYARGLNGEGIEVAVLDTGVNPSPELKMLPGRDFVASDDKPLDEFIGTGSANGHGTQVAMLAASQTQGVATGATIRAVRVCDANGICDMEKVFIGTCWALKNAVDRNRLVLNLSLGSETPVALFAKLFAEANSYGALVAVAGGNQGQKGNIPQYPAGFAPRVPGMASVAGVNGDYPALDSTKASYNSIAAPFSFRLLNLQGSWASYTGTSFSTPLVAGAMALWRKQNPTWSPAEIVKDMKARARVPQGWTAGYGSGILDMSVAP; encoded by the coding sequence ATGAAACACGGATGGCTGATTCTGGGACTGTTCATGGCAAGCTGTGGAGCACAGCAAGCCCCTCAACAACAGGCTCCCGAAAACATCAAAGCAATTGAATCACAAGCAACCTATCCCATGACCCTTTCTTCCCCTTGGGCTGGACAAAATGAAAGCATCACTGCATCTCTGGGGGTCAAAACACCCCTGACAGGCAGCGCATATACCCTTTTCACCCACAAACTGAATCCCAGTCTGCAAAAGACCACCTACAGTGCCTTTGTGGGTTCTGGAAAAGTCAGAATCACTGTTCCCAGAGACCTTCCGGGGGGTGAATGGAATGTCTCGGTGTATTACAACGGCAACTTTTATGTCTCTGGTCTGAACGTGGCAGGCAGCGACACCATCGGGCAATACATGATGGTCTTGCCCGGTTTCCTGAGTCAGGCCACCATTCTGGAAAGGTTGACCAAACTGGGTTACACCGCAGTGCAAATCATCAATCTGGAACAGCAAGGGGCAGACCTGGGTGCAGGCAGCCTGTGCTCTGGAACCGTGGTGGTGGTCAAGACTGGACGTGCGCCCGGTGAAAGCGTTGGAACCCTGAACAAAAACTTTCCAGAAGCTGAAGGACATGTGGATCCCAAAACCTTACCTGATGTAGATGCCTACGCGCCTCACATCGTAGCCATCAATGCCCCTGCAGCTTATGCCAGAGGCCTGAATGGCGAAGGCATCGAGGTGGCTGTGCTGGACACGGGGGTCAATCCCAGTCCTGAACTGAAAATGCTGCCCGGAAGGGATTTTGTGGCTTCAGACGACAAACCTCTGGATGAATTCATTGGGACAGGTAGCGCAAATGGACACGGAACTCAGGTGGCAATGCTGGCAGCAAGCCAGACTCAGGGGGTGGCAACAGGTGCAACAATTCGAGCTGTTCGGGTCTGCGATGCCAATGGCATCTGCGACATGGAGAAGGTGTTCATCGGGACGTGCTGGGCGCTCAAGAATGCTGTGGATCGCAATCGACTGGTCCTGAACCTCAGTCTGGGCAGCGAAACCCCAGTGGCCCTGTTTGCCAAACTGTTTGCAGAGGCCAACAGTTATGGGGCTCTGGTGGCTGTGGCAGGTGGAAATCAAGGCCAGAAGGGGAACATCCCTCAATACCCTGCTGGATTTGCACCCAGAGTGCCCGGTATGGCTTCCGTGGCTGGAGTGAATGGAGATTACCCTGCTCTGGATTCCACCAAAGCCAGTTACAACAGCATTGCTGCACCTTTCAGCTTCCGTTTGCTGAACCTGCAGGGCAGTTGGGCCAGTTACACGGGCACATCTTTCTCCACCCCTCTGGTGGCAGGTGCGATGGCCCTCTGGCGCAAACAGAATCCCACCTGGTCTCCAGCAGAGATTGTCAAGGATATGAAGGCCAGAGCGCGGGTGCCCCAAGGGTGGACTGCTGGGTATGGTTCGGGCATTCTGGACATGAGCGTGGCCCCTTAA
- the pheS gene encoding phenylalanine--tRNA ligase subunit alpha, with product MLQEARAQIQEAGSLEALQTVKTHYLGKNGEVTKQLKSLGSLSPEERKVKGQEINLLKQEIDALISARETELKEAALQAKLASEAIDVTLPALAMPSGGLHIITRILDDLSDIFTRMGYNVVEGNEVEDDAYNFQHLNIPWYHPARDLWDTFWLKDGRLLRTHTSPMQIRYMLEHTAPLKIVVPGKVYRYEATDATHESMFHQLEGLVVGDNISMADLKGTIAELARGLFGPKAKVRFQPSFYPFVEPGADFAVWWENPRGESKWLELGGCGMVHPNVFKAVDDLREQRGLPRIYEGKTGFAFGLGPERIAMLKYGMPDIRYFYANDLRVLGQFKGELQ from the coding sequence ATGCTGCAAGAAGCCAGAGCACAGATTCAGGAGGCAGGAAGCTTAGAAGCCCTGCAAACCGTGAAAACCCATTATCTGGGCAAAAACGGTGAAGTCACCAAGCAACTCAAAAGCCTCGGGAGCCTGAGCCCTGAGGAGCGCAAAGTCAAAGGTCAGGAAATCAACCTCCTCAAGCAGGAAATTGACGCCCTGATCTCTGCCCGAGAAACAGAACTCAAAGAGGCAGCCCTGCAAGCCAAACTGGCCTCTGAAGCCATTGATGTGACTTTGCCTGCCCTTGCCATGCCCTCTGGAGGGCTGCACATCATTACTCGCATTCTGGATGACCTCTCGGACATTTTCACCCGCATGGGCTACAACGTGGTGGAAGGCAACGAGGTGGAAGATGACGCCTACAACTTCCAGCACCTCAACATCCCGTGGTACCACCCGGCCCGTGACCTCTGGGACACCTTCTGGCTGAAAGATGGACGCCTCCTGCGCACCCACACCAGCCCCATGCAAATCCGTTACATGCTGGAACACACCGCACCTCTGAAAATCGTGGTGCCCGGCAAAGTGTACCGTTACGAGGCCACCGATGCCACCCACGAAAGCATGTTCCACCAGCTTGAAGGTCTGGTGGTGGGCGACAACATCTCCATGGCCGACCTGAAAGGCACCATCGCAGAACTGGCCAGAGGTCTGTTTGGTCCCAAAGCCAAAGTGCGCTTCCAGCCCAGCTTCTACCCGTTCGTGGAGCCCGGAGCAGATTTCGCCGTGTGGTGGGAGAACCCCAGAGGCGAAAGCAAATGGCTGGAACTGGGTGGATGCGGCATGGTGCACCCCAATGTCTTCAAAGCCGTGGATGACCTGCGTGAACAGCGTGGCCTGCCCCGCATCTATGAAGGCAAAACCGGCTTCGCTTTCGGGCTCGGTCCAGAGCGCATTGCCATGCTGAAGTACGGCATGCCCGACATCCGTTACTTCTATGCCAATGACCTGCGGGTGCTCGGTCAATTCAAAGGAGAGTTGCAATAA